The Helicobacter cetorum MIT 00-7128 region TTCCTAAGTCAAAAAAATGCTTAGAAATTTTAAAAAACGCCCCTTTTTTAATCGCATGCGATGGGGCTGTTGCACCCTTGCATAAGCTAAAAATTAAACCAAGTGTAGTCATAGGCGATTTGGATAGCATAGACTCAAACTTAAAAGCTTTGTATAACCCCATATGCGTGAATGAGCAAAATAGCAACGATTTATCCAAAGCCTTTTTTTATGCGTTTAATAAGGGCTATAATGATTTTATTTTCTTAGGATTGAACGGTAAGCGAGAAGACCACACCCTAGCGAACATTTTTTTATTGTTTGAGTATTTTAAATTTTGCAAGAAACTCCAAGCCATTAGTGATTATGGTATTTTTAGGGTGCTAGAAACCCCTTTTACTTTGCCTAGCTTTAAGGGAGAGCAGATTTCGCTTTTTAGCTTGGATTTTAAGGCTCAATTCACTTCTAAAAATCTCAAATACCCTTTAAAAGATTTGTGTTTAAACACGCTATTTTCCGGAACGCTTAATGAAGCTACGCATGATTTTTTTAGCTTATATTCTATGCCTAAAAGCGTTGTGCTTGTGTATGAAAAATACTAGCAAGCTTATACAAGCTCGCTAAATTCTATAATAATCGCTCGTATTGTTTCAAAAGATTTTTCTTGATGGAGCAATCTGTATGGAAAGTTATAGAGTAAGATACTTTTATCTAGGGGGTATTGTTGTTGGTAGGACTTAAAATAACATGCAATACC contains the following coding sequences:
- a CDS encoding thiamine diphosphokinase — its product is MQAVILANGEFPKSKKCLEILKNAPFLIACDGAVAPLHKLKIKPSVVIGDLDSIDSNLKALYNPICVNEQNSNDLSKAFFYAFNKGYNDFIFLGLNGKREDHTLANIFLLFEYFKFCKKLQAISDYGIFRVLETPFTLPSFKGEQISLFSLDFKAQFTSKNLKYPLKDLCLNTLFSGTLNEATHDFFSLYSMPKSVVLVYEKY